A DNA window from Zingiber officinale cultivar Zhangliang chromosome 3A, Zo_v1.1, whole genome shotgun sequence contains the following coding sequences:
- the LOC122052391 gene encoding pentatricopeptide repeat-containing protein At4g21190-like yields the protein MAVGLLIAKVVKSVANHLQRPPHSHISQTPSAAGVFRCVGSLHTTTSHLSHSLDHRGIPSSAIYVSSPRLGLTERVSSGLRSGKDLQNSNFKNATESNIGKNISIAEKRIFLVNTLLTLEESKEAVYGTLDAWVAWETNFPLVSLKKAILVLEKEEQWHRVVQVIKWILSKGQGTTMGTYEQLIRALEKDNRAEEAHRIWMKKISHDLHSVPWRFCDLMISIYYRNNMLERLVKLFQSLESFGRKYPTKSIVRKVADAYIVLDLLEEKNKLLEKYNKLFSEESDQTSRSFRKSKRTKGKDDKRTGVVTCVAAEASTQIDSGPSDAEIDSML from the exons ATGGCTGTAGGATTGCTGATCGCCAAAGTTGTCAAGAGCGTGGCTAATCACCTCCAGCGTCCCCCTCACTCTCACATCAGTCAAACTCCGTCCGCCGCCGGTGTCTTCCGCTGCGTCGGATCCCTTCACACAACCACGTCCCATCTTTCTCACTCGCTCGATCATCGTGGCATTCCGAGTTCGGCTATCTATGTGTCCTCGCCGCGCCTTGGCCTCACTGAGCGCGTCTCCTCTGGCCTCCGTTCCGGCAAG GATTtgcaaaattcaaatttcaaGAATGCAACGGAGTCAAATATAGGGAAGAACATCTCTATTGCAGAGAAACGAATATTCCTTGTTAATACA CTTCTGACCCTTGAAGAATCCAAAGAAGCTGTATATGGTACCCTTGATGCCTGGGTGGCATGGGAGACTAACTTTCCATTGGTTTCACTCAAAAAAGCTATTCTTGTTCTTGAAAAGGAGGAACAGTGGCATAGAGTTGTGCAG GTGATAAAGTGGATTTTGAGCAAAGGTCAAGGAACAACAATGGGTACATATGAGCAACTAATTCGTGCATTAGAAAAAGACAACAGGGCTGAGGAAGCTCACAGAATTTGGATGAAGAAAATCAGCCATGATTTGCATTCAGTTCCTTGGCGGTTTTGTGATCTTATGATTTCAATTTATTATCGTAATAACATGCTAGAAAGGCTTGTAAAG CTCTTCCAGTCACTTGAGTCATTTGGCAGGAAATATCCAACTAAGTCAATTGTCAGGAAGGTAGCAGATGCATATATAGTCCTTGATTTATTGGAGGAGAAGAATAAGCTACTGGAGAAGTATAATAAATTATTCAGTGAGGAGTCTGATCAAACTTCCCGAAGCTTTCGAAAATCCAAAAGAACCAAGGGAAAGGATGATAAGAGAACAG GAGTGGTAACTTGCGTTGCTGCAGAAGCTTCAACACAAATTGATAGCGGGCCGTCAGATGCAGAAATTGATTCGATGCTTTAA